A stretch of the Pelmatolapia mariae isolate MD_Pm_ZW linkage group LG23, Pm_UMD_F_2, whole genome shotgun sequence genome encodes the following:
- the unc50 gene encoding protein unc-50 homolog — translation MLPTTNSNGALASRDAARHTAGAKRYKYLRRLLHFRQMDFEFALWQMLYLFTSPQRVYRNFQYRKQTKDQWARDDPAFLVLLSIWLCVSTIGFGLVLEMGVVETLKLLLWVVFVDCIGVGLLISTIMWVVTNRYLLKQPSRNFDVEWGYAFDVHLNAFYPLLVILHFLQLFFINHLVMISSDWFLGYFVGNTLWLIAIGYYLYITFLGYNALPFLKNTVVLLYPFALLGLLYILSISLGWNFTQGLCTFYKYRVM, via the exons ATGTTGCCGACCACAAACAGCAACGGTGCCCTGGCTTCCAGGGACGCTGCACGCCACACAGCGGGTGCGAAGCGCTACAAGTACCTGCGGCGGCTGCTTCATTTCAGACAAATGGACTTTGAGTTCGCCCTGTGGCAGATGCTTTACCTGTTTACCTCTCCTCAGAGGGTGTATCGCAACTTTCAGTACAGGAAACAGACTAAAGATCAGTGGGCCAGAGATGATCCTGCTTTCCTGGTCCTGCTCAGCATCTGGCTATGTG TGTCAACAATAGGCTTCGGTCTTGTGTTGGAAATGGGAGTCGTGGAGACGCTGAAGCTGCTGCTCTGGGTCGTCTTTGTTGACTGTATAGGAGTCGGTCTGCTCATATCAACTATAATGTG GGTGGTCACCAACAGGTACCTGCTGAAACAACCCAGCAGAAACTTTGACGTGGAGTGGGGCTACGCGTTTGACGTTCACCTCAATGCTTTCTACCCGCTTTTAGTCATCCTGCACTTCCTGCAACTTTTCTTCATCAACC atCTTGTGATGATAAGTTCAGATTGGTTCCTGGGATATTTTGTCGGGAACACTCTATGGTTGATTGCTATTGGTTATTATCTCTACATAACCTTCTTAGGGTACAACG CTCTACCCTTCCTGAAGAACACCGTGGTGCTGCTCTACCCCTTTGCTTTGCTCGGCCTCCTCTACATCCTCTCCATATCACTGGGCTGGAACTTCACTCAGGGTCTCTGCACTTTTTACAAGTACAGAGTCATGTAG
- the LOC134621359 gene encoding NADH-ubiquinone oxidoreductase 75 kDa subunit, mitochondrial-like has translation MLRLPTVGRALAGAAKGSLASSNPVRTPVRAASNMVEVFVDGKPVEVEPGTTVLQACEKVGVQIPRFCYHERLSVAGNCRMCLVEIEKAPKPVAACAMPVMKGWNILTNSEKTRKAREGVMEFLLANHPLDCPICDQGGECDLQDQSMQFGSDRSRFSEGKRAVEDKNMGPLIKTIMTRCIQCTRCVRFASEIAGVEDLGTTGRGNDLQIGTYVEKMFMSELSGNVIDVCPVGALTSKPYAFTARPWETRKTESIDVLDAVGSNIVVSTRGGEVMRILPRLHDDINEEWISDKTRFAYDGLKRQRLMQPMVKDESGQLTPTTWEDALTRVAGALQSVQGSEVAAIVGGMADAEALVALKDLLNRLNSENLCTEELFPMAGAGTDLRSNYLLNSRIAGIEDCDLLLLVGTNPRYEAPLFNARIRKSWLHNELQVAMVGHKVDLSYTYDHLGEDTSVLKQLANGTHAFCKVLSAAKRPVVVVGSGALQREDGVAILSAVSTIAQNARASSGVEDGWKVLNVLHRVASQVAALDLGYKAGVDAIRKNPPKVLFLLGADAGCISRADLPKDSLIIYQGHHGDVGAPMADIILPSAAYTEKNSTYVNTEGRSQHTKIAVTAPGVAREDWKIIRALSELTGVTLPYDSLDEIRSRLAEVSPNLVRYDDVEEANYFKQANELAMTVNQELLAAPLVPPQLTVKDFYMTDSISRASQTMAKCVKAVTEGAAAVDEPSVC, from the exons ATGTTGCGACTGCCGACTGTTGGCCGGGCTCTAGCCGGAGCTGCCAAGGGCAGCCTGGCTTCTTCCAACCCAG TGCGTACCCCAGTGCGTGCAGCCAGCAACATGGTGGAGGTGTTTGTGGATGGGAAACCAGTGGAGGTGGAGCCTGGAACTACTGTGCTGCAG GCCTGTGAGAAGGTCGGGGTTCAAATCCCCAGGTTCTGTTACCACGAGCGCCTGTCTGTGGCAGGAAACTGCCGCATGTGTCTGGTGGAGATTGAGAAAGCACCAAAG CCAGTAGCAGCCTGCGCCATGCCCGTCATGAAAGGCTGGAACATCCTCACCAACTCAGAGAAAACACGAAAAGCCAG AGAGGGAGTAATGGAGTTCCTGTTGGCCAACCACCCACTGGACTGCCCTATTTGTGATCAGGGAGGAGAGTGTGACCTGCAG GATCAGTCCATGCAGTTCGGTTCAGACCGCAGCCGCTTCTCAGAAGGAAAGAGAGCAGTGGAGGACAAAAACATGGGGCCTCTCATTAAAACCATCATGACCCGCTGCATCCAGTGCACGCGCTGCGTCCG TTTTGCCAGCGAGATTGCCGGTGTTGAAGACCTGGGAACGACAGGAAGAGGCAACGACTTGCAGATCGGGACGTACGTGGAGAAGATGTTCATGTCGGAGCTGTCGGGCAACGTTATCGATGTCTGTCCTGTGGGGGCGCTCACCTCCAAGCCCTACGCCTTCACTGCAAGACCGTGGGAGACTAG GAAAACCGAGTCAATCGATGTGTTGGACGCTGTCGGTAGCAATATTGTTGTGAGCACACGCGGAGGCGAGGTGATGAGGATACTGCCCAGGCTCCACGATGACATCAATGAGGAATGGATTTCTGATAAGACCAG GTTTGCATATGATGGGTTGAAGAGGCAGAGGCTGATGCAACCAATGGTGAAGGATGAATCAGGTCAGCTGACCCCGACCACCTGGGAGGACGCTCTCACTCGTGTTGCTGGAGCA CTGCAGAGCGTGCAGGGGAGTGAGGTGGCAGCCATAGTGGGAGGGATGGCGGACGCTGAAGCTCTGGTCGCCCTCAAAGATCTCCTCAACAGACTCAACTCAGAAAACCTGTGCACTGAGGAGCTGTTCCCCATGGCAGGTGCAGG AACTGACCTGCGTTCCAACTACCTGCTAAACTCTCGCATTGCTGGCATTGAGGACTGTGACCTGCTGCTGCTCGTGGGAACAAACCCTCGCTATGAAGCCCCGCTGTTCAATGCCAGAATCCGCAAGAG CTGGCTCCATAATGAGCTGCAAGTTGCCATGGTGGGCCACAAGGTTGACCTGAGTTACACGTACGATCACCTAGGAGAAGACACTTCAGTCCTGAAGCAGCTGGCCAATGGCACACATGCTTTCTGCAAG GTCCTTTCAGCTGCCAAGCGTCCAGTTGTGGTTGTGGGCAGCGGCGCTCTGCAAAGAGAAGATGGAGTTGCAATTTTGAGCGCCGTCTCCACCATTGCTCAGAACGCCCGAGCCAGCAGCGGAGTGGAGGACGGCTGGAAAGTCCTTAACGTCCTGCACAG ggTGGCGAGTCAAGTGGCTGCCCTCGATCTAGGCTACAAGGCCGGAGTGGATGCCATCAGGAAGAATCCACCTAAAGTGCTTTTCCTGCTGGGAGCTGATGCGGGCTGCATCAGCAGAGCTGACCTGCCCAAAGACAGCCTCATCATCTACCagg GTCATCACGGTGACGTAGGAGCACCAATGGCAGACATCATCCTACCCAGTGCTGCATACACGGAGAAAAACAGCACTTATGTCAACACTGAAGGCAGGAGCCAGCACACCAAGATAGCCGTCACTGCTCCTGGAGTCGCCAGAGAGGACTGGAAGATCATCAGAGCTTTGTCTGAA CTGACGGGTGTAACGCTGCCCTACGACTCCTTAGATGAGATCCGATCCAGGCTAGCCGAAGTCTCTCCTAACCTGGTCCGTTACGACGATGTAGAGGAGGCGAACTACTTTAAACAAGCCAATGAGCTCGCTATG ACAGTGAACCAGGAGCTCTTAGCAGCTCCTCTGGTGCCGCCTCAGCTTACAGTAAAGGACTTCTACATGACAG ACTCCATCAGCAGGGCTTCCCAAACAATGGCGAAGTGCGTCAAAGCCGTCACAGAAGGAGCCGCCGCCGTCGACGAGCCATCTGTTTGCTGA
- the zgc:110699 gene encoding ras-related and estrogen-regulated growth inhibitor translates to MAEAGSASCALPCRASIGDKQQGTRWTNFGYNRKMVPVKLLILGAQNTGKTALCVRFITKRFIGEYDHKKEVTYKCSRVVDQEAVDLEILDLTWKESSVASLESSIRWADGFLLLYSITQRFSFLEVPQLKTLIDQTKQNLVVPAVLVANKADLEIGRQVTTDEGQRLAKDLRCGFRELSVAEAVLAVEAAVLQLIRLVLDQQRPLPDRRSYMLTVRHALTRKLTRSKTMQW, encoded by the exons ATGGCAGAAG CTGGCTCAGCATCCTGTGCTCTTCCCTGCAGGGCATCAATCGGGGACAAACAGCAGGGCACACGCTGGACTAATTTTGGCTACAACAGGAAAATGGTTCCAGTTAAACTTCTCATTCTGGGAGCTCAGAACACTGGGAAAACAG CGCTGTGTGTTCGTTTCATAACCAAGCGATTTATTGGTGAATACGACCATAAAAAGG AGGTGACCTACAAATGCAGCCGGGTGGTGGATCAGGAAGCTGTCGATCTGGAGATTCTGGACTTAACTTGGAAG GAGAGCTCTGTAGCTTCTCTGGAGTCTTCCATTCGCTGGGCTGAtggttttctgctgctgtactCCATCACACAGCGCTTCAGCTTCCTGGAGGTCCCACAACTCAAGACGCTCATTGACCAAACCAAGCAGAATCTGG tgGTTCCCGCGGTGCTGGTAGCCAATAAGGCAGATTTGGAAATCGGCAGGCAGGTGACAACAGACGAAGGACAGAGACTAGCCAAGGATTTAAG GTGTGGTTTCAGAGAGTTGTCTGTGGCTGAAGCAGTCCTAGCAGTGGAAGCAGCAGTGCTTCAGCTCATCAG GTTGGTGTTGGatcagcagcgccctctgcctgACCGTCGCTCCTACATGTTGACTGTTCGTCACGCTCTGACCAGGAAACTGACCAGATCTAAGACCATGCAGTGgtga